From Panicum hallii strain FIL2 chromosome 2, PHallii_v3.1, whole genome shotgun sequence, a single genomic window includes:
- the LOC112882636 gene encoding sigma intracellular receptor 2-like, with protein sequence MAVVSAAVDAVVALFSLTMAVAAPLFDSQVVLPANLYPAPLVGIFRWFVAEFGHYVVADPPPFFRGLVWIDLAFLWPVSVANLYGILARRRWSAATSLMAGVHMLTYLSAMFGEMLGSGRATRKLLQLYALFVVFAIASVLRGLCWCSTQATPAGPSPAHPARKKRV encoded by the exons ATGGCCGTGGTCTCGGCGGCGGTGGACGCCGTGGTGGCGCTCTTCTCGCTGACCATGGCCGTGGCGGCGCCGCTGTTCGACTCCCAGGTCGTCCTCCCGGCAAACCTCTACCCGGCGCCGCTGGTGGGCATCTTCCGGTGGTTCGTCGCCGAGTTCGGCCACTACGTCGTGGCCGACCCGCCGCCCTTCTTCCGCGGCCTCGTCTGGATCGACCTCGCCTTCCTCTGGCCGGTCAGCGTCGCCAACCTCTACGGCATcctcgcgcgccgccgctggtccgccgccacctccctcATGGCCGGCGTCCACATGCTCACCTACCTG TCTGCCATGTTTGGGGAGATGTTGGGTTCAGGGAGAGCAACACGGAAGCTGCTGCAGCTGTACGCTCTGTTCGTCGTTTTTGCTATAGCTTCAGTTCTGCGTGGTCTCTGCTGGTGCTCGACACAGGCAACACCGGCAGGCCCGTCACCTGCGCATCCTGCTCGGAAGAAGAGGGTATAG